The following DNA comes from Lates calcarifer isolate ASB-BC8 linkage group LG2, TLL_Latcal_v3, whole genome shotgun sequence.
AAATGGATACCTCATCAAGGCTGTGACGCTAACAGCAGCATGGTGAAAAGTGAAACACAGGCTGGTCGGTGAAAATGAGAGGTTACAACCAAGCGCTTTGTTGTTTACTGCGAGAGGAAAAGTGAAACATACTAATCAAACCGACTGTCTCTTTTATAGTAGGTGACTGCCCGGGATTCCTTACTGAAATACACACTGACCCAGTTTCTctattctcttttttccattAGAAGAACTGTATGTACACCATTGTTCCTGCCTCTAGAGACATATGTTTGACCTCATTAGCTATTGGACCAGTGGTGTCCAGAAGCTGCAAATCCACGTTTATGAATCAGTTCAGttaggaaaaacaaaagtgtagACATAGTGGATAACCATGACCATAATGGCTGATTTGACTTAATATGTCAGCATTTGAttaagattttttgtttgtttgttttttttcctaaaactTCACGTGTCGACAGGAGTGCACTGCCCTTGTGTGTTGGGAGGACAGTTCTTGTGCCAACGGTTTACCCCAGAGAAACCAGTGGCGTGCGTCTGTCATCAGTTTCCTGCGTGTGTTTGTGGCTCTGGTAACAGGaagacaggcacagagagacGTCTGAACTGAGAGAGGAAACTGCTGTGGCTTCTTCGTCAGCCTCAGAATGACTGAATTCTGGGTTTGCTTCAGCTGCTGCATTGCAGAGCAGCCACAACCTGTGAGTACAAAATTAACTTGGAAGACAAACTGGTTCATTTACTTGTTTTAATGTAGCTGCCTTAAAGTTTATAATTAAAAGTAGAAATTAGTATGATGTGTGTAGGTTAATAAATAGAGCAATTAATAAACTGAGCTGGCCTAAAAAGCTTTGTCATGCCTTAATGGAGACCTTTTCACTTAAGCTGTGATAATAATGAAGattctttattctttaacagtttcttttaaaaaatattgttgtgGTTGTGTCATATCTGACAGAATCCTCTTTTGATTTATAGATAAAATATGAAAGTGACATGGCTCCAGTTAACCACATCCTACTGTTTGGCACACTTAGAATCAGTAAGGCTTATTattgtgacagtgacagcaacCAGTTGTTGTGCCTCATTGTAGCCAGTCAGTCTGACTACTAACAGATAAGATAAATAGAATCACCAACATCAACCTCTGTCTCAGTTTGAGCTCCACAGCACAGGTCCACTGCTTATGAAAGTTTGATAAAGTAAACAGGAGACAAATGTGTAGGCTCTGTTTCGACAGATGTTTAGTTCCTCTTTGTCCTCACTGATCAGTGATTAGTGACTTAAATATATTTAGGTTTTACAGTTAACGTCAGTGATACTCATTTTCAGAAACGGCGGCGACGGATCGATCGCTCCATGATCGGAGAGCCAACAAACTTTGTTCACACCACACACGTAGGCTCGGGGGACATGGGCCTAGGGTTGGCATCGGTAGGTTTGTGAATATTCATTCATCAGAGTGTAGCAACTACAAGGTTTCAGTTAACTGACATTTCCACCTTGATATTTGTAGGTGGACCTTGTTCAGGCCCAGATGAAATCTAAAGGGGGCTATGCGCATGGAGGATCTGAAGGTTCTCAGTTGTAACAAGGTGAGAGACACCATTTCATCCCTTTGTGGAACTGATATTCAACTGCAGATTTTCACTACCTCATATGAGCCATATGAGCCAAGCTCAGACAAGTTTTATGCAAATGACTACTTGTGACGATTTTACAAGTAAAACTGGGGTTTAAGTATGCAGAAAACAGCCTCTTGACAACACTTAACAGAGCAGTTTAGCATTTTTGGTAAACTGCAATCAGTAGTATGTAAACAGATCATTTCCAAAGAAATCAAATAGTgttcttgttttcctctctgtgatgTTGGTTATAagaaatttgtgatttttttttttttgcctttggcTTCTGGCTTCAACACTTTATTGGTGAGACAGAGCATAAATATTGAAATCAGTAGACCTTCCACTTAACAGCTTAAACAACTCCACCCATGCTGTGTCACAACAAATAATGGCAAATCATGCTTAAACACAACAGCAAGCTTTGCTTGTGTGGCTTTAAAAGGAAATGTGAAATCCCACGCAGCACATACACTCTAAACTGAAAGTATTTGAACAGTggcacatttttttgttttgtaggcTGTGTTTCAGAGTATTcatattgaaataaataatggatACTACATCAAAGACCCAAGGAATTTGACTTTCAACAATATAGAAAGAACTGTGTGAGAGATAAAGCCCTGTTCACACATAATACCTGAAATTTAGGTGTTAAAAAGTAAatggactgacacacacaaagtcaaacagAATCATCATATTTAATATCTCATGGAAAAATCTTCTTCTACCAATAGACGCCAGCAGACACTTTGTATCTGGCCTGCACAGCAGCCatcttcagctgtttgttaTTGCAGGGTCCCTGTCTTTAGCCTGGTCTTCAGCAGGTGGACTGCAGCTCAGTCAGATTGAGATGAGGTGTCTGACTCGGCCAGTCAAAGATATTCCATGTCTTGAGAAGCTCATTGTTGCTATTTTCTAGATTGTTGTCCTGTTCAATGATGACATGTAGTCCAGTGAGTTGTGACGCATTTTGCTGAATCTGAGCACAGAGTGCTCCTGTATACCTCTGCACTCATCCTGCTGCTTCcatcagcagtgaaatcatcaaTAACTGCCAGCGTGCCACATTCCCTTGGAGTCGCGCATTCCCCGCTATAACTGAACCAGCACCATTTTTCATAGGTTAGGTGGCAGTTATGGGTCATGGgctttaccttttcttttctaCAATTTCATCTTTCCATTATTCTGatagaggttgtttttttttttcatcagttcatAGAGTTTAATACAAAactctcttctctttgtttgttgttgtgaaatACAACCTGACCTTTCTGTTTAGTCTTTGACAAGGAGACATATCCACCTATGTCCTAGAGAGCATTCTTGACTTGCTGTACAGTCATAAAGGGTTTTTTTGGTCCCCATACAAATGATCCTCCAATCATCCACATGGCTTGTGCTCCTCAATCTACCAGCTTGTTTGCCATTTTCTCGGTTTTCTCTGCACACCTGCTTTTTTAGAAAGTACCCAGCTGTTGATTTTGGTTAACCAACTGCACTTGATATTTctctgagagtttttttttttttaaccctttatTTGTCCCTCTTCATTTGCCTAGCCACCTCCTCACTCCCTTAAAGATTTGCAGACAACTCCACTTCAATCTAAATGGCAGCTCTAAGCCACTTGTGAGTTCTTTTGTTGGAACAGCACAAAGCTACCCAAGAAACATTCAGCAGCCAAGTGTCCATTTACTTTTGATCTCGTAAACTTTGGGCACTATGTGTTAAACAGTTTCTATCTCCCCACACAGTTCT
Coding sequences within:
- the cdc42se2 gene encoding CDC42 small effector protein 2 translates to MTEFWVCFSCCIAEQPQPKRRRRIDRSMIGEPTNFVHTTHVGSGDMGLGLASVDLVQAQMKSKGGYAHGGSEGSQL